From Tripterygium wilfordii isolate XIE 37 chromosome 13, ASM1340144v1, whole genome shotgun sequence, the proteins below share one genomic window:
- the LOC120013660 gene encoding probable auxin efflux carrier component 1b — MISLTDLYHVLSAVVPLYVAMILAYGSVKWWKIFSPDQCSGINRFVALFAVPLLSFHFIASNNPYAMNYKFIAADTLQKIIVLVVLAIWSRTSSRGSLEWSITLFSVSTLPNTLVMGIPLLKGMYGEASGSLMVQIVVLQCIIWYTLMLFLFEYRGARLLIGEQFPDTAGSIISFRVDSDIISLDGKEPLQTDAEVGEDGKLHVTVRKSTSSRSEIFSRRSNNGPHSGLSLTPRPSNLTNAEIYSLQSSRNPTPRGSSFNHADFYSMVNGKNPSSVSPRHSNFGNNGFDEENGGIGVYGGPPRPNGTAYPTPPSAGLFSPVAGPGAKKKANGTDGGKDLHMFVWSSSASPASEGGIHVFKGGEYGNDPLGNVGHHQKDYDEYGRDEFSFGNKQATNGVDREGPVLSKLGSSSTTELHPKSGTLESNKPTAMPPASVMTRLILIMVWRKLIRNPNTYSSLFGITWSLVSFKWNLEMPAIIAGSIAILSNAGLGMAMFSLGLFMALQPRLIACGKSIASFTMAVRFLTGPAVMAAASIAVGLRGVLLHVAIVQAALPQGIVPFVFAKEYNVHPDILSTGVIFGMLIALPITLVYYIFLGL, encoded by the exons ATGATAAGTCTAACAGACCTCTACCATGTCCTCTCAGCTGTGGTCCCACTCTATGTGGCCATGATTTTAGCATATGGTTCTGTCAAGTGGTGGAAGATCTTCAGCCCTGACCAGTGTTCAGGAATCAACAGATTTGTTGCTCTATTTGCAGTCCCTTTATTGTCATTCCACTTCATAGCCAGCAACAACCCTTATGCCATGAACTACAAGTTCATAGCTGCTGACACACTCCAAAAGATCATAGTCCTTGTGGTTTTAGCAATCTGGTCAAGAACCAGCTCTAGAGGCTCCCTTGAATGGTCAATCACTCTATTCTCTGTCTCCACCCTCCCAAACACTCTTGTCATGGGTATTCCTCTGTTGAAAGGCATGTATGGGGAGGCCTCTGGCAGTCTTATGGTCCAGATAGTTGTTCTTCAATGCATAAtctggtacacattgatgctgttTCTTTTTGAGTACAGAGGAGCAAGACTATTAATTGGTGAACAGTTCCCAGACACTGCTGGGTCTATTATCTCTTTCAGAGTCGACTCTGATATCATCTCCTTAGATGGGAAAGAACCATTGCAAACAGATGCTGAAGTTGGTGAAGATGGGAAACTTCATGTCACAGTGAGAAAATCAACTAGTTCTCGCTCTGAAATCTTCTCTCGCCGATCCAACAATGGTCCTCATTCTGGCCTTTCACTGACACCAAGACCTTCAAATCTAACCAATGCAGAGATTTACTCACTGCAATCTTCAAGAAACCCTACTCCAAGAGGCTCTAGCTTTAACCACGCTGACTTTTATTCCATGGTCAATGGGAAAAATCCAAGCAGTGTGAGTCCTAGACATTCCAACTTCGGTAACAATGGCTTTGATGAGGAAAATGGAGGCATTGGTGTGTACGGTGGTCCACCAAGGCCTAATGGAACGGCATATCCAACCCCACCAAGTGCTGGACTATTCTCTCCGGTGGCTGGACCTGGTGCGAAGAAGAAGGCTAATGGAACAGACGGTGGCAAGGACCTGCACATGTTTGTATGGAGCTCAAGCGCCTCACCAGCATCTGAAGGAGGGATTCATGTTTTCAAAGGAGGAGAGTATGGGAACGATCCTCTTGGTAATGTGGGTCATCACCAAAAAG ATTACGATGAGTATGGTCGAGATGAGTTCAGCTTTGGGAACAAGCAGGCTACGAATGGGGTGGACCGGGAAGGTCCAGTGCTCTCTAAGCTTGGTTCAAGCTCCACAACTGAGCTGCACCCCAAGAGTGGGACTCTTGAATCCAACAAGCCAACTGCTATGCCACCAGCTAGTGTCATGACAAGACTCATTCTCATTATGGTTTGGCGTAAACTCATTAGGAACCCCAACACTTACTCCAGCCTCTTCGGCATCACCTGGTCTCTAGTCTCATTCAA GTGGAACTTGGAGATGCCAGCTATAATTGCAGGATCAATAGCTATTCTATCCAATGCTGGTCTTGGAATGGCCATGTTTAGTCTTG GTTTGTTCATGGCGCTGCAGCCAAGGTTGATAGCTTGCGGGAAATCTATTGCTTCCTTTACCATGGCTGTAAGGTTCCTTACAGGCCCTGCTGTCATGGCTGCTGCTTCCATTGCTGTTGGATTAAGAGGAGTCTTGCTGCACGTTGCCATTGTGCAG GCGGCTCTTCCACAAGGGATTGTCCCATTTGTCTTTGCTAAGGAATACAATGTTCATCCTGATATTCTTAGTACTGG GGTCATATTTGGGATGCTAATCGCTCTTCCTATCACACTGGTTTACTACATCTTTCTTGGACTCTAA
- the LOC120011678 gene encoding transcription factor bHLH106, producing the protein MPHTHMSRHTCVLSNKSTKTTTESPHSTFLTLFISQKSPFHITHSHPPPLTISIAGTMQPENTPEASQLYRFLAENGVIDVGFPPAMMQSFCSSSSFYYPSMENSVTTTDKETPHDRALAALRNHKEAEKRRRERINSHLDKLRTLLPCNSKTDKASLLAKVVQRVRELKQQTLEITELETVPSETDEITVLSCDYSSDGRLVFKASLCCEDRSDLLPELIEILKSLHLKTLRAETATLGGRIRNVLIVAADGDHTSVESIHFLKNALKSLLERSSSSERSKRRRLLDHKITI; encoded by the exons AtgccacacacacatatgtccCGCCACACTTGCGTTTTATCCAATAAGTCAACCAAAACGACCACCGAAAGCCCCCATTCAACATTCCTCACACTTTTTATAAGTCAAAAATCACCATTTCATATCACACATTCACATCCCCCACCACTCACAATCTCAATCGCCGGCACCATGCAACCGGAGAACACACCGGAGGCGTCACAACTGTACCGGTTTCTGGCAGAGAACGGTGTGATTGACGTCGGGTTTCCACCAGCGATGATGCAGAGCTTTTGCAGCTCCTCCTCCTTTTACTATCCCTCCATGGAAAACTCAGTAACTACTACCGATAAGGAGACGCCACACGATAGAGCTCTTGCTGCGTTGAGGAATCACAAGGAGGCtgagaagaggaggagagagagaatcaaTTCTCATCTTGATAAGCTCAGGACACTCCTTCCTTGTAATTCTAAG ACGGACAAAGCGTCTTTATTAGCGAAAGTGGTACAACGCGTGAGGGAGCTGAAGCAACAAACACTGGAAATCACTGAACTCGAAACAGTTCCATCGGAGACCGACGAGATCACCGTGCTTTCTTGCGACTATTCGAGCGATGGACGGTTGGTATTCAAGGCATCGTTGTGTTGTGAGGACCGATCCGATCTTTTACCCGAATTGATTGAAATACTGAAATCTTTACATCTGAAGACACTGAGAGCAGAAACGGCGACTCTCGGAGGAAGAATCCGGAATGTTCTTATCGTCGCGGCGGACGGAGATCATACTAGTGTTGAATCAATCCATTTCTTGAAGAATGCTTTGAAGTCTTTGTTAGAGCGGTCCAGCTCTAGCGAGAGGTCTAAACGACGACGTTTGTTAGACCACAAAATCACCATTTAA